A single window of Dermacentor albipictus isolate Rhodes 1998 colony chromosome 1, USDA_Dalb.pri_finalv2, whole genome shotgun sequence DNA harbors:
- the LOC135899482 gene encoding uncharacterized protein has protein sequence MNRAFVCNTVFFPAIWYSAQVMPCLPAQVNRVHRFCATYIWESRFERMRRSNLFLSKAKGGLGLVNVEVKLKVHRYLFFKNQTHHIIRHSFKQLGGGYLSEWIEGAQGVPRARTLKFYREVEQAARFFEQRFSQEYLKNVKRKSLYWNTIDMLFPPPLYRSRVGSQLESDVFKRLPKYPVKTAIKDFYVRLHVEVLPVKTWLRNKGFFVPWSTDCPLCPYPESLQHVFLFCTNAVLFWHNIRIVFDVQIYPNWDNVKYLTLEDDKNNNSAETLLLLGLYAIWRSRTDYVLALENAKPAWTHFCDAFAYTSSLLGGEDELSKRWQVWQKRLQQR, from the coding sequence ATGAACAGAGCTTTTGTGTGTAACACTGTGTTCTTTCCAGCTATATGGTACTCAGCGCAGGTGATGCCCTGTTTGCCGGCTCAGGTGAATCGAGTGCATAGATTTTGCGCAACATATATTTGGGAGTCGCGGTTTGAGCGCATGAGGCGCAGTAACTTATTCTTAAGTAAGGCAAAAGGAGGCCTAGGGCTGGTAAACGTAGAGGTAAAACTCAAAGTTCACAGGTACCTTTTTTTCAAAAACCAAACCCATCATATTATACGTCATTCTTTCAAACAATTAGGAGGGGGGTACTTAAGCGAGTGGATCGAAGGTGCCCAAGGAGTaccacgagcccgcaccctaaaaTTCTACAGGGAGGTGGAGCAGGCAGCTCGCTTCTTCGAGCAGCGTTTTTCTCAAGAGTATCTAAAAAATGTAAAACGGAAGAGTCTGTACTGGAACACTATAGATATGCTATTCCCACCACCCCTATATCGGTCTCGAGTTGGAAGCCAGCTGGAGTCTGACGTTTTcaagcgtctaccaaaatatccTGTAAAAACAGCGATTAAGGATTTCTATGTTAGGTTACATGTCGAAGTTCTACCTGTAAAAACATGGCTGCGTAACAAGGGTTTCTTCGTGCCGTGGTCAACGGACTGCCCTCTCTGTCCCTATCCAGAATCGTTGCAgcacgtatttttgttttgtacaaaTGCAGTACTATTTTGGCACAACATACGAATTGTGTTTGACGTGCAGATATACCCAAATTGGGATAACGTAAAATATCTGACACTGGAAGATGACAAAAATAACAACAGTGCTGAAACCCTGTTATTGCTAGGTTTGTATGCAATTTGGAGATCCCGAACTGATTACGTCCTAGCACTAGAAAACGCAAAACCTGCGTGGACGCACTTTTGTGATGCTTTTGCGTATACAAGTTCGCTGCTGGGCGGCGAAGATGAGCTTAGCAAGCGATGGCAGGTGTGGCAGAAGCGCCTGCAGCAAAGATGA